In Anaerolineae bacterium, the genomic window AGAACTTTGTATGTGGCTCGTAGGCAATCACCTCAAAAGTATTTTCGACCCGCCCTTGCGGCAGGTTGCGCATCATCCAAAATTGCGTGCCAACTCCCAGCGGACCAGCAGATATCTTTTCAACCTTAAAAACTGCCGATTTCCACTTTGACATATTTTCGGCGTTAGCCACAAAATAGAAGACCTCTTCAACTGATCGGTCAATCAGAGTTTTTTCTTCAAGCGTTATCATCATCAGTCTCCTTGTTAAGGCTTTGGTAAATGTTTTTCCTTTGTTAAGCCTAAAACTCCAGACCAGGTTTTGTTTGTTATTGCGCGC contains:
- a CDS encoding SRPBCC family protein, which gives rise to MMITLEEKTLIDRSVEEVFYFVANAENMSKWKSAVFKVEKISAGPLGVGTQFWMMRNLPQGRVENTFEVIAYEPHTKFSIKTVSGPTPFVYHYRFARVDEGTSLTLVAEIQINGLGRIAKPVLAIGLKKGIRDNLKSLKRLMQTREPQPFHPAS